In the genome of Rhodoplanes sp. Z2-YC6860, one region contains:
- a CDS encoding ABC transporter ATP-binding protein — translation MLDVRAPLLSVKDLNAWYGESHILHGVSFDVHQGEVVTLLGRNGAGKTTTMKSIMGIVGQRRGSVTFEGRELIGCTSNEIARAGIALCPEERGIFASLTVQENLMLPPQVRQGGLSLDAIFELFPNLKERLGSSQGTKLSGGEQQMLAIGRILRTGARLLLLDEPTEGLAPVIIQQIGKTIRTLKQQGFTILLVEQNFRFASTVADRYYVMENGRMVENFASSELEANLGKLHEYLGV, via the coding sequence ATGCTTGACGTGCGCGCGCCGCTCCTGTCGGTGAAAGACCTCAACGCCTGGTACGGCGAGTCTCATATTTTGCACGGCGTGTCGTTCGACGTGCATCAAGGCGAGGTCGTCACGCTGCTCGGAAGAAATGGCGCCGGCAAGACCACGACGATGAAATCGATCATGGGCATCGTCGGCCAGCGCCGCGGCTCGGTGACGTTCGAAGGCCGCGAGCTCATTGGCTGCACGTCGAACGAGATCGCCCGCGCCGGCATCGCGCTCTGCCCTGAGGAGCGCGGCATCTTTGCGAGCCTGACGGTGCAGGAAAATCTGATGCTCCCGCCGCAAGTGCGGCAGGGCGGGCTCTCGCTCGACGCGATCTTCGAATTGTTTCCCAATCTGAAAGAGCGGCTCGGTTCGAGCCAGGGCACCAAGCTCTCCGGCGGTGAGCAGCAGATGCTGGCGATCGGCCGTATCCTTCGCACCGGCGCGCGTCTACTTCTGCTCGATGAGCCGACCGAAGGGCTCGCGCCGGTCATCATCCAGCAGATCGGCAAGACGATCCGCACCTTGAAGCAGCAGGGCTTCACCATCCTGCTGGTCGAGCAGAACTTTCGCTTCGCGTCGACGGTGGCCGATCGCTACTATGTGATGGAGAACGGCCGCATGGTCGAAAATTTTGCGAGCTCGGAGCTCGAAGCCAATCTCGGCAAGCTGCACGAATATTTGGGAGTGTGA
- a CDS encoding ABC transporter substrate-binding protein yields the protein MILAGLAAMLSVGVAHAQQVNVKVGVLTDMSSLYADVTGPGSLIAARMAAADFMKDHPNVKVEVVGGDHQNKADVGTGLANQWFDSDKVDMIVDVPNSGVGLAVSQVASQKNKVFIGSGPATSDLTGAKCNANTVHWTYDTWMLANGTGKAIVKTGGDTWFFLTADYAFGQALERDTTEVIEKNGGKVLGRVRHPLNTADFSSFLLQAQSSKAKVIGLANAGGDTINSIKQAAEFGVVKGGQSLAGLLVFASDVNALGLNIAQGLIFTETWYWDLNDNSRAWTKRWQGERNAANKVPTMNMAGVYAGTLHYLKAVTALKSAADGKAVVAEMKKLPTDDPLFGKGSIRADGRKLHPAYLFEVKKPSESKYPGDFYKTRATIPAEEAFRPLKDGGCPLVSG from the coding sequence ATGATCTTGGCAGGGCTCGCCGCGATGCTTTCGGTGGGCGTCGCGCATGCGCAGCAGGTCAACGTCAAGGTCGGCGTGCTCACCGACATGTCGAGCCTCTATGCCGACGTGACCGGCCCTGGCTCGCTGATTGCCGCCAGGATGGCGGCGGCCGATTTCATGAAGGATCATCCCAACGTCAAGGTCGAGGTGGTCGGCGGCGATCACCAGAACAAAGCCGATGTCGGCACCGGCCTGGCCAACCAATGGTTCGATTCCGACAAGGTCGACATGATCGTCGACGTGCCGAATTCGGGCGTGGGCCTCGCCGTCAGCCAGGTCGCGAGCCAGAAGAACAAGGTGTTCATCGGCTCCGGCCCCGCAACGTCGGACCTTACGGGCGCCAAGTGCAACGCCAACACCGTGCATTGGACTTACGACACCTGGATGCTCGCCAACGGCACCGGCAAGGCCATCGTCAAGACCGGCGGCGACACCTGGTTCTTCCTCACCGCTGACTATGCTTTCGGTCAGGCGCTCGAGCGTGACACGACGGAGGTGATCGAGAAGAACGGCGGCAAGGTGCTCGGCAGGGTCCGCCATCCGCTGAACACCGCGGACTTCTCCTCGTTCCTGCTGCAGGCGCAGTCATCGAAGGCGAAAGTCATCGGCCTTGCCAATGCCGGCGGCGACACCATCAACTCGATCAAGCAGGCCGCCGAGTTCGGCGTCGTCAAGGGCGGTCAGAGCCTCGCAGGCCTCCTGGTGTTCGCGAGCGACGTGAATGCGCTCGGCCTCAACATCGCGCAAGGCCTGATCTTCACCGAGACCTGGTATTGGGATTTGAACGACAACAGCCGTGCCTGGACCAAACGCTGGCAGGGCGAGCGCAACGCGGCCAACAAGGTGCCGACCATGAACATGGCCGGCGTCTATGCCGGCACGCTCCACTATCTGAAGGCGGTGACGGCGCTGAAGAGCGCGGCCGACGGCAAGGCCGTGGTGGCCGAGATGAAAAAGCTTCCGACCGACGATCCGCTGTTCGGCAAGGGCAGCATCCGCGCCGACGGCCGCAAGCTCCACCCGGCCTATCTGTTCGAAGTCAAGAAACCGTCGGAATCGAAGTACCCCGGCGACTTCTACAAGACCCGCGCCACCATTCCGGCCGAGGAGGCTTTCCGTCCGTTGAAGGATGGCGGGTGTCCGCTCGTGAGCGGCTAA
- a CDS encoding ABC transporter substrate-binding protein, with amino-acid sequence MKRLLSLAAIGAALACAPAQAEDINVKIGVLTDMSSLYADLGGPGSVVAAKLAIADFTKDHPNVKVELISGDHQNKADVGSNLANQWFDVDKVDMIIDTPNSGVALAVSQIAASKNKLFIGSGPAASDLTGSKCNANTIHWTYDTWMLANGTGKAIVKTGGDTWFFLTADYAFGHALERDTGEVVEKNGGKVLGKVRHPLNTADFSSFLLQAQSSKAKVIGLANAGGDTVNSIKQAAEFGIVKGGQKLAGLLVFASDINALGLQTAQGLTFTETWYWDMNDANRAWTKRWQEERKAAGKFPTMVHAGVYSGVLHYLKARAALGGSPDGKTVTAKMKELKTDDPLFGKGEIRVDGRKIHDAYLFEVKKPSESKHPGDFYTLKATIPAAEAFRPLKEGGCPLVSG; translated from the coding sequence ATGAAAAGACTCTTGAGCTTGGCGGCGATCGGCGCCGCGCTCGCCTGCGCCCCCGCGCAGGCGGAAGATATCAACGTCAAGATTGGCGTCCTGACGGACATGTCGAGCCTCTACGCCGACCTCGGCGGCCCGGGCTCGGTCGTGGCGGCGAAACTCGCGATCGCCGACTTCACCAAGGATCATCCCAACGTCAAGGTTGAGCTGATTTCCGGCGACCATCAGAACAAGGCCGATGTCGGCTCGAACCTCGCCAACCAGTGGTTCGATGTCGACAAGGTCGACATGATCATCGACACGCCGAATTCGGGCGTGGCGCTCGCGGTCAGCCAGATCGCGGCCAGCAAGAACAAGCTGTTCATCGGCTCCGGTCCTGCCGCTTCGGACCTCACTGGCTCGAAGTGCAACGCCAACACCATCCACTGGACCTACGACACCTGGATGCTCGCCAACGGCACCGGCAAGGCGATCGTCAAGACCGGCGGCGACACCTGGTTCTTCCTCACCGCCGACTACGCTTTCGGCCATGCACTCGAGCGCGACACCGGCGAAGTGGTCGAGAAGAACGGCGGCAAGGTGCTGGGCAAGGTGCGCCATCCGCTGAACACGGCCGATTTTTCCTCGTTCCTGCTGCAGGCGCAGTCGTCGAAGGCCAAGGTGATCGGCCTCGCCAACGCCGGCGGCGACACCGTCAACTCGATCAAGCAGGCGGCCGAGTTCGGCATCGTCAAGGGCGGCCAGAAGCTCGCCGGCCTCCTTGTGTTCGCAAGCGACATCAACGCGCTCGGCCTGCAGACCGCGCAGGGCCTGACCTTCACCGAGACCTGGTACTGGGACATGAACGATGCCAACCGCGCCTGGACCAAGCGTTGGCAGGAAGAGCGTAAGGCTGCCGGCAAGTTCCCGACCATGGTCCATGCCGGCGTCTATTCCGGCGTCCTGCATTATCTGAAGGCGCGCGCTGCGCTTGGCGGCTCGCCGGACGGCAAGACTGTCACGGCGAAGATGAAGGAACTGAAGACCGACGATCCGCTGTTCGGCAAGGGCGAGATCCGCGTCGACGGCCGCAAGATCCACGACGCGTATCTGTTTGAGGTCAAGAAGCCGTCGGAATCGAAGCACCCCGGCGACTTCTACACGCTGAAGGCCACCATCCCGGCGGCGGAAGCCTTCCGTCCGCTCAAGGAAGGCGGCTGCCCGCTGGTAAGCGGCTAA
- a CDS encoding branched-chain amino acid ABC transporter permease, translated as MFEIFGIPSAALFGQLLIGLINGSFYALLSLGLAVIFGMLNIINFAHGAQYMLGAFAAYLLLELLGVNYWWALLVAPLIVGLIGVVIERTLLQWLYKLDHLYGLLLTFGLALVIEGLVRNRYGSAGLPYTVPESLTGGTNLGFMFLPNYRAWVIAASLGVCLATWFVIERTKLGAYLRAATENPTLVRAFGINVPLMITLTYGFGAALAAFAGVMAAPIYNVSPQMGSSLIIVVFAVVVIGGMGSIMGAIVTGFGLGIVEGLTKVFFPEASNTVIFVVMAIVLLVRPAGLFGRRT; from the coding sequence ATGTTTGAAATCTTCGGCATTCCATCCGCGGCCCTGTTCGGACAGCTGTTGATCGGCCTGATCAACGGCTCGTTCTATGCGCTCCTGAGTCTCGGCCTTGCCGTGATCTTTGGCATGCTCAACATCATCAATTTCGCCCACGGCGCCCAGTACATGCTGGGCGCGTTTGCGGCCTACTTGCTGCTCGAACTGCTCGGCGTGAACTATTGGTGGGCGCTGCTTGTTGCGCCGCTGATCGTCGGTCTGATCGGCGTCGTCATCGAGCGTACGCTGCTGCAGTGGCTTTATAAGCTCGATCACCTCTACGGATTGCTGTTGACGTTCGGGCTTGCACTGGTCATCGAGGGTCTCGTTCGCAATCGCTACGGTTCGGCGGGCCTGCCTTACACGGTGCCGGAATCGCTCACTGGCGGCACCAATCTCGGTTTCATGTTCCTGCCGAACTATCGCGCCTGGGTGATCGCCGCCTCGCTCGGCGTCTGCCTGGCGACCTGGTTCGTGATCGAGCGCACCAAGCTCGGCGCGTATCTCCGTGCGGCAACCGAGAACCCCACGCTGGTCCGCGCCTTTGGCATCAACGTGCCGCTCATGATCACGCTGACTTACGGTTTCGGCGCGGCGCTGGCGGCGTTCGCCGGCGTGATGGCAGCGCCGATCTACAACGTCAGCCCGCAGATGGGGTCGTCGCTGATCATCGTGGTGTTCGCGGTCGTGGTGATCGGCGGCATGGGCTCGATCATGGGCGCGATCGTCACGGGTTTCGGGCTCGGCATTGTTGAGGGCCTGACCAAGGTATTTTTCCCGGAGGCGTCCAACACCGTGATCTTCGTCGTCATGGCCATCGTGCTCCTGGTTCGGCCCGCGGGCCTGTTTGGACGGAGGACATGA
- a CDS encoding branched-chain amino acid ABC transporter permease, whose translation MSMEQRIEAAAPTASAAHSSRSWSEPLVFVIMVALLVIAPKAIYPMFIMQALCFALFACAFNLLIGYVGLLSFGHALYFGWASYLAAHSAKVWGFPPELAILTGTLTACLLGIISGSLAIRRQGIYFAMITLALAQMMFFFALQLKFTGGEDGIQAVPRGKLFGSIDLSDQTNMYFTTVGIFLFGFLLIYRIIHSPFGEVLKGIRENEARAISLGYKTDRYKLMAFVLSATLAGLAGSTKAIVLQIASLTDVDWPMSGEVVLMALVGGLGTVFGPVAGAFIVVAMQNYLAQVGQWVTVIQGVIFVVCVLAFRRGVIGEIAHHLRIKL comes from the coding sequence ATGAGCATGGAGCAGCGCATCGAGGCGGCTGCGCCGACGGCTTCCGCCGCTCATTCCTCGCGAAGTTGGAGCGAGCCGCTCGTCTTCGTCATCATGGTGGCGCTGCTCGTGATTGCGCCCAAGGCGATCTATCCGATGTTCATCATGCAGGCGCTGTGCTTTGCGCTGTTCGCCTGCGCGTTCAATCTGCTGATCGGCTATGTCGGGCTGCTCTCGTTCGGCCACGCGCTCTACTTCGGTTGGGCGAGCTATCTCGCGGCCCACTCGGCCAAGGTCTGGGGGTTCCCGCCCGAGCTTGCGATCCTGACCGGCACGCTGACCGCCTGCCTGCTCGGCATCATCTCGGGTTCGCTCGCGATCCGCCGCCAGGGCATCTATTTCGCGATGATCACGCTTGCGCTCGCGCAGATGATGTTCTTCTTCGCGCTGCAACTGAAATTCACCGGCGGCGAGGACGGCATCCAGGCGGTACCGCGCGGCAAGCTGTTCGGTTCGATCGATCTGTCCGATCAGACCAACATGTACTTCACCACGGTCGGCATATTCCTGTTTGGCTTCCTCCTGATCTACCGCATCATCCATTCGCCGTTTGGCGAGGTGCTGAAAGGCATTCGCGAGAATGAGGCGCGGGCGATTTCGCTCGGCTACAAGACCGACCGCTACAAGCTGATGGCCTTTGTGCTGTCGGCAACCCTCGCGGGCCTGGCCGGCTCGACCAAGGCGATCGTGTTGCAGATTGCGTCACTGACCGACGTCGACTGGCCAATGTCGGGCGAGGTGGTGTTGATGGCCCTCGTCGGAGGGCTTGGCACGGTGTTCGGGCCGGTGGCCGGGGCATTCATCGTCGTTGCCATGCAGAACTATCTCGCCCAGGTCGGGCAGTGGGTCACGGTGATCCAAGGCGTGATCTTCGTCGTCTGCGTGCTGGCCTTCCGTCGCGGCGTGATCGGCGAAATCGCGCACCATCTGCGGATCAAGCTGTAG
- a CDS encoding RidA family protein yields the protein MSAEARLKQLGLVLPQVPTPVANYLPYRIAGNLLFLAGQGPRDDKGNTLSGKVGADVTVEEGYRRARIIGLQLLSTMRTALGSLDRVDTILKMLVMVNAVPDFKEQPKVANGMSDLFVEVFGENGKHARSAVGMGSLPGQISVEIEGIVSIKP from the coding sequence ATGAGCGCTGAAGCCCGTTTGAAGCAACTCGGTCTCGTGCTGCCGCAGGTGCCGACGCCGGTGGCCAACTATCTGCCGTATCGCATCGCCGGTAATCTTCTGTTTCTTGCCGGGCAGGGGCCGCGCGACGACAAGGGCAATACGCTGTCCGGCAAGGTCGGCGCTGACGTCACGGTCGAGGAGGGCTATCGCCGCGCTCGCATCATCGGCTTGCAACTCCTTTCGACCATGCGCACTGCGCTCGGCTCGCTCGACCGCGTCGACACCATCTTGAAGATGCTGGTGATGGTCAACGCGGTGCCGGACTTCAAGGAGCAGCCCAAGGTGGCAAACGGCATGTCGGACCTGTTCGTCGAGGTGTTCGGCGAGAACGGCAAACATGCCCGTTCGGCGGTCGGCATGGGCTCGCTGCCGGGGCAGATTTCGGTCGAAATCGAGGGAATTGTCTCGATCAAGCCTTAG
- a CDS encoding TIGR03809 family protein gives MAHREFECPVPRISGLPQTMVKATVKLEATALKWRALAERRRDHYFDLYKSGRWRHYYTDEKFLAELRAAIALAQRWAKIAPLPEERAAANAEAPDRPRAAELMKAIESRAA, from the coding sequence ATGGCGCATCGTGAATTCGAGTGCCCTGTTCCGCGTATCTCGGGGCTTCCTCAAACCATGGTCAAAGCCACGGTCAAGCTGGAAGCCACTGCGTTGAAATGGCGCGCGCTCGCCGAGCGCCGTCGAGATCATTATTTCGATCTGTATAAGAGCGGCCGCTGGCGGCACTACTACACCGATGAGAAATTCCTCGCTGAGCTGCGCGCCGCGATTGCTCTGGCGCAGCGCTGGGCCAAGATCGCGCCGCTGCCCGAAGAGCGCGCAGCCGCCAATGCAGAGGCGCCTGATCGGCCGAGGGCCGCCGAACTGATGAAGGCGATCGAGAGCAGGGCAGCTTAG
- a CDS encoding M20 family metallopeptidase, whose amino-acid sequence MAADRNSSEQKILDWLGTQHGAMLALLETLVNTDSGSYDKPGVDAVGGHIRSFLLGHGIASEVTPDVQFGDAISATVGRGGGSNRPILLMGHRDTVFPKGEPTRRPFKVEGDRAYGPGVADMKAGLVMNCFVLAAIQQFGGAPAPVMALFTGDEEIGSPFSRKVIEAHARAARVCFNSEPGRGRGAAVTGRKGGVFMRFEITGKAAHSGANFEVGISAINELAHKILALSALSDPKNGITLNVGVVSGGQTVNTVAPWAKGEVDLRFITPDQRNDTFAKIEAIMAKSFVPGTSARLEITGEFLPLVETDEGKALYEHYAASLKALGVTDTSALFTGGCADSGFASAAGTPTICAVGPVGGRAHSPDEYLEIDTLVPRAKALALAVLRLSAGN is encoded by the coding sequence ATGGCCGCGGACCGCAACAGCAGCGAACAGAAAATCCTCGACTGGCTCGGCACCCAGCACGGCGCCATGCTGGCGCTGCTTGAGACGCTGGTAAACACCGACAGCGGCTCCTACGACAAGCCGGGCGTCGACGCGGTCGGCGGTCATATCCGCAGCTTCCTCCTGGGCCACGGCATCGCATCCGAAGTCACGCCCGACGTGCAATTCGGCGACGCCATCAGCGCCACGGTCGGGCGGGGCGGAGGCAGCAACCGCCCGATCCTGCTGATGGGCCATCGCGACACGGTGTTCCCAAAAGGCGAGCCGACGCGCCGGCCATTCAAGGTCGAGGGCGACCGCGCCTATGGTCCGGGAGTTGCCGACATGAAAGCAGGTCTGGTGATGAACTGTTTCGTGCTCGCCGCGATCCAGCAATTCGGCGGCGCGCCGGCGCCGGTGATGGCGCTCTTTACGGGAGACGAAGAGATCGGTTCGCCGTTCTCGCGGAAGGTCATCGAGGCGCATGCCCGGGCGGCGCGTGTCTGCTTCAACTCCGAGCCGGGCCGCGGACGCGGCGCCGCCGTGACCGGGCGAAAGGGCGGCGTGTTCATGCGCTTCGAGATCACCGGCAAGGCCGCGCATTCGGGAGCGAATTTCGAGGTCGGCATCAGCGCCATCAACGAGCTCGCGCACAAGATCTTGGCGCTCAGCGCGCTGAGCGATCCGAAGAACGGCATCACCCTCAATGTCGGCGTCGTGTCGGGTGGCCAGACCGTCAACACCGTGGCGCCATGGGCCAAGGGCGAGGTCGACCTGCGCTTCATTACGCCGGATCAGCGCAACGACACCTTCGCCAAGATCGAGGCCATCATGGCCAAGAGCTTCGTGCCGGGCACGAGCGCCAGGCTCGAGATCACCGGCGAGTTTCTGCCGTTGGTCGAAACCGATGAGGGCAAGGCGCTGTACGAGCACTATGCGGCGAGCCTGAAGGCGCTGGGCGTCACCGACACCTCGGCACTCTTTACCGGCGGATGCGCCGATTCAGGCTTTGCTTCCGCGGCCGGCACACCGACCATCTGCGCGGTCGGACCGGTCGGTGGCCGGGCGCATTCGCCCGACGAGTATCTGGAGATCGACACGCTGGTGCCGCGCGCGAAGGCGCTGGCGCTGGCGGTGCTGCGGCTCAGCGCCGGAAATTAG
- a CDS encoding ABC transporter substrate-binding protein, whose product MRRREFVAAVVGATAIRPATVFGQPRDRIWRIGILLVGGLEPLGPFREALGELGYLEGKNIRIDIRSGQGQDERLPSLASDLVRDGVDVMIAVQTPAAHAAKNATRTVPIVVMAGDPIGTGLIRSLARPEGNITGMSVTAAEAVAKSLELIPEIIPEARRVGVLGNADDLFMKPFFDQIQQGASGLGLEVREVVIRSNDDLDSAFETLIRDGAKAVIVQGSLPVKKTVDLALKHRLPSLSTQKSAVQAGLLMSYSASFSERARVLARYVDQIFKGAKPADLPVQQPSKYELVINMKTAKTIGLTVSPMVLARADEVLE is encoded by the coding sequence ATGAGGCGGCGGGAGTTTGTCGCAGCGGTTGTGGGTGCAACTGCCATAAGGCCGGCCACGGTTTTTGGGCAGCCACGCGACCGCATTTGGCGTATCGGCATTCTGTTGGTCGGTGGCTTGGAGCCCCTGGGACCGTTTCGCGAGGCGCTTGGCGAGCTTGGCTATCTTGAAGGAAAGAATATTCGGATTGATATCCGGTCCGGCCAAGGTCAGGACGAGCGGCTTCCGTCGTTGGCGTCTGATTTGGTTCGGGACGGCGTCGATGTGATGATCGCGGTGCAGACCCCCGCCGCTCACGCCGCCAAGAATGCGACGCGCACCGTCCCGATAGTGGTTATGGCTGGCGACCCTATCGGAACCGGTTTGATCAGGAGTCTGGCGCGACCCGAGGGCAATATCACCGGCATGTCGGTTACGGCAGCCGAGGCCGTGGCGAAAAGTCTGGAACTGATCCCTGAGATTATTCCGGAAGCGCGCCGTGTCGGCGTACTGGGCAATGCCGACGATTTGTTCATGAAGCCATTCTTCGATCAAATCCAGCAAGGAGCTTCGGGTCTTGGCCTCGAGGTCCGCGAGGTCGTCATACGCAGCAACGATGACCTGGACAGCGCGTTTGAGACACTCATTCGTGATGGTGCAAAGGCGGTTATCGTCCAGGGTAGTCTGCCGGTGAAAAAGACGGTTGACCTCGCTCTCAAGCATCGACTGCCGTCGCTCTCGACCCAAAAGTCAGCCGTACAAGCTGGGCTTTTAATGTCGTACAGCGCGAGCTTCAGTGAACGAGCGCGCGTTCTTGCGCGCTATGTCGATCAAATCTTCAAGGGTGCGAAGCCTGCCGATCTACCGGTGCAGCAACCGAGCAAATACGAACTTGTGATCAACATGAAAACCGCGAAGACGATCGGCCTCACCGTGTCTCCGATGGTTTTGGCCCGCGCCGATGAGGTGCTCGAATAA
- a CDS encoding lipocalin-like domain-containing protein, producing the protein MKRICSMFAISAFALASLPSGAIGQQKSLKDQIVGSWTLVSWEQTLKDGSKNHRFGSSPKGINTFDADGNFSLIIMRPDLPKIAAGDPEKPTTDEAQAITKGAIAYYGTYTVNEADKTINLKLTGTTLVNQMGMDQKRVVTSISGNEMKYRNPTSVTSGAQIEVAWKRSK; encoded by the coding sequence ATGAAACGAATTTGCAGCATGTTCGCCATCTCAGCATTTGCGCTTGCTTCACTGCCAAGTGGCGCCATCGGTCAGCAGAAAAGTCTGAAAGATCAGATCGTAGGATCATGGACTCTCGTCTCATGGGAGCAAACGTTGAAAGATGGCAGCAAGAACCACCGATTTGGAAGCAGCCCCAAAGGCATCAACACCTTTGATGCGGACGGGAACTTCTCGTTGATTATCATGCGACCGGATTTGCCGAAAATAGCTGCAGGTGACCCTGAGAAGCCGACAACCGACGAGGCACAGGCGATCACGAAGGGCGCGATTGCTTACTACGGCACCTACACGGTGAACGAGGCTGATAAAACGATAAACCTGAAGCTCACAGGAACCACATTGGTCAATCAGATGGGAATGGACCAGAAGCGCGTCGTTACATCGATAAGTGGCAACGAAATGAAATACCGTAATCCGACCTCGGTTACGAGCGGGGCCCAAATCGAGGTTGCGTGGAAACGCTCCAAGTGA
- a CDS encoding NADH:flavin oxidoreductase/NADH oxidase: MSSLFSSLKLGPAELSNRIVVSPMCQYSADDGSVTDWHMAHLGMLSNCGAGLVIVEATHVERAGRITHGCVGLYSDHNEAALQRVIEHCRRAGTAKWGIQIAHAGRKASSQRPWEGAGALKAGQDPWETVAPSALPFGQGWHVPRAATLEDIAHVRGAFVNSAKRAVRIGFDAIELHYAHGYLAHSFLSPVSNQRTDQYGGSLENRMRLGREIACAVREAVPKSIALGARITGADWRDDGLTPDDAVAYAKALKTDGLDYIDVSSGGVTADTRTPTTPGYNVPIAERIRKEAGITTRVVGMITAPAQAESIVAEGKADMVALGRGMLDDPRWGWHAGAELGADVVRAPQYLRAGPKMWSPAQRARVAS; the protein is encoded by the coding sequence ATGTCCTCTCTGTTTTCGTCTCTGAAGCTCGGTCCGGCCGAGCTGTCCAATCGCATTGTGGTCTCGCCGATGTGCCAGTACAGCGCCGATGACGGCAGCGTGACCGACTGGCACATGGCCCATCTGGGAATGCTGTCCAACTGCGGCGCCGGCCTCGTGATCGTCGAGGCCACCCATGTGGAGCGGGCCGGTCGTATTACCCACGGCTGTGTTGGGCTCTACAGCGACCACAACGAGGCGGCACTTCAGCGCGTCATCGAGCATTGCCGGCGTGCCGGGACCGCCAAATGGGGCATTCAGATCGCCCATGCCGGCCGTAAGGCCTCGTCGCAACGGCCCTGGGAAGGCGCCGGAGCCCTGAAGGCGGGCCAGGACCCCTGGGAGACCGTGGCGCCGTCGGCGCTGCCGTTCGGCCAGGGCTGGCACGTGCCGCGAGCGGCGACGCTCGAGGACATCGCCCATGTGCGCGGCGCCTTCGTCAACTCGGCCAAGCGCGCGGTCCGCATCGGCTTTGATGCCATCGAGCTGCACTACGCCCACGGCTATCTGGCTCATTCGTTCCTGTCGCCGGTCTCCAACCAGCGCACCGACCAGTACGGCGGGTCGTTGGAGAACCGCATGCGGCTCGGCCGCGAGATCGCGTGCGCGGTGCGCGAGGCGGTGCCGAAGAGCATTGCGCTCGGCGCCCGCATCACCGGTGCCGACTGGCGCGATGACGGGCTCACACCCGATGACGCCGTGGCCTATGCCAAGGCGCTCAAGACCGATGGGCTCGACTACATCGACGTCTCATCGGGCGGCGTCACCGCCGACACCCGCACGCCCACGACGCCCGGCTACAACGTGCCGATCGCCGAGCGGATCAGGAAAGAGGCCGGCATCACCACCCGCGTCGTCGGCATGATCACCGCGCCGGCGCAGGCCGAAAGCATCGTTGCCGAAGGCAAAGCCGACATGGTGGCGCTCGGCCGCGGCATGCTCGACGATCCGCGCTGGGGCTGGCATGCGGGCGCCGAGCTCGGCGCCGACGTGGTGCGGGCGCCGCAGTATCTGCGCGCCGGTCCCAAGATGTGGTCGCCGGCGCAGCGAGCCCGCGTGGCCTCCTGA